The sequence TTTCTTTCAAATGCTGGATTTAGAGGTGGGATTTGCTGGAATCTGGACAAGCTGGTATCAAATGAACGATAGAAAGCGGTATGACCATTACGGCGATTTAATGCTCCGAGCATTAAATCAGGCAATCCAGTACCATGAAGCGCGTCTTGCGATTGAATATGCCGATGAACTTAGAATGGATGAAGATGCAATAAAAAAAGGTGCTGAACCAAGTATTAGTCAGGAATGGCCTGATTTACAGAGCTATATCGACTTCGCTAATAGCATAAATGGACCCCTTTCTTTAAGTGGTCTGTACCGGCTCCAAGAAAATTTGACCAAACGATTGAATCCTACCCAACCTCCAGCGCATGAGCAACTGGTTTTCAATATTGCGAAACTCTTCATGCTGGTACTTGAAAAAAAACCTACTCAATACCAGGACGGACCGTTTTATAAAATTGTATCCTTAGCGCTGGGAGTATGCAATCGCCCCTCACAAAATCCTCGGCGGCTAATCGAGTGGGTACTCAAAAACTATGATGTTGAAAATACACCATATAGGAGAGAATCCGAAGTTAAAGAAGAGCTTTCCCGCTTATCCGACCAACAATGACCCCGCTGAAATAGTGTACAATTTTCTTAAAAAAAGACCTGCCGCGTGCATTACTTCACAATTCAATTAGCATTAAAGTTTGCTCGTGACCGTCTTTTAACCACTATTCACGAGGGGATTTACTATGTCGAACATACCGCAGCTTCTTACCGAACAGGAAGTTTCCCGCATGATCCGGCGGGCCGTCCAGACCTTGCGCAATGACCGTAATCTCTGCCGGGGCATTCCGTATTGCCGGATCGGGCGGAGCGTGCGCTACAAGCTGAGTGATGTACAGGAATTCGTGGAGGCGCGGCGCATTGAACCGGAAGGGCGCTGAGACCAGCAAAAGGACCAGTTGTCTCCGAAACGGCGATC is a genomic window of bacterium containing:
- a CDS encoding helix-turn-helix domain-containing protein, whose product is MSNIPQLLTEQEVSRMIRRAVQTLRNDRNLCRGIPYCRIGRSVRYKLSDVQEFVEARRIEPEGR